A section of the Sporanaerobacter acetigenes DSM 13106 genome encodes:
- a CDS encoding NAD(P)/FAD-dependent oxidoreductase, with the protein MEYNYLFKKGQIGRLTLKNRIVMPAMGTSLASSTGEASDRMIKYYEERAKGGCGLIITEITRIDDETGVGTPNQLCATNANQIPRLERLARAVHKYDTKIFLQLHHPGRQSHSRLIEGRQIAAPSAITCKTIGEMPREMTTEEVEGLVKKFVAGAKIAQIAGIDGVELHGAHGYLIGQFMSPLTNKRTDKYGGSFVNRMRFVTEIILGIRHICGPNFPISVRIDGDEFVEGGISQEEAIKMARYLESIGVDSINVSSGTYESAVTIIEPVSYPEGWKKHLAEGIKKSVKIPVIACNNVKTPEVAEKLLAEGSCDFIALGRAQLADPEFGKKAMEGREKEIRPCISCLHCIEQVMNAKTVECAVNPRLGYEGEYAHYEKDGDGRVVAVIGGGPAGMEAARVLAVRGFKVVLFEKKGHLGGSVYLGSIPPCKDKLKALVNNMEYQIRQLGVDIRLNCAPTIEDLKALNPYAVFVAMGGNAIVPEMPGIHGENVVIATDVLDKKMDIRGKKIVVAGSGMTGLETAEYLAEKGNEVEVIEMQKNIGPGVHAPVLYDVTTRLKKYGVKMYTRRQLVAVEEGKIHLLNTYDNTKMTMDADCVVLSLGVRPQVNEFVGDVEKNFKNVRILGDSQRPGKVYDAVQTGFDKAYTLE; encoded by the coding sequence ATGGAATACAATTATCTATTTAAAAAAGGCCAAATTGGAAGATTGACTTTAAAAAACAGAATAGTTATGCCTGCTATGGGAACTTCTTTGGCCTCATCTACAGGTGAAGCAAGTGACAGAATGATTAAATACTACGAAGAAAGAGCAAAGGGTGGCTGTGGTCTCATAATCACAGAAATAACTAGAATTGATGATGAAACAGGTGTAGGAACACCAAATCAATTGTGTGCTACAAATGCGAATCAAATTCCAAGACTAGAAAGATTGGCAAGAGCAGTTCACAAATATGATACAAAGATATTCTTGCAACTTCATCATCCAGGAAGACAGTCTCACAGTAGACTTATTGAAGGAAGACAAATTGCTGCACCAAGTGCAATAACTTGTAAGACTATAGGGGAAATGCCAAGAGAGATGACAACAGAAGAAGTAGAAGGACTTGTAAAGAAATTTGTAGCTGGAGCTAAAATTGCACAAATAGCTGGAATAGACGGTGTAGAACTTCATGGTGCTCATGGATATTTGATAGGCCAATTTATGAGTCCATTGACAAACAAGAGAACAGATAAATATGGTGGAAGTTTTGTAAATAGAATGAGATTTGTTACAGAAATTATTTTAGGTATAAGACATATCTGTGGACCAAATTTTCCAATCAGTGTGAGAATTGATGGAGATGAATTTGTAGAAGGTGGAATCAGTCAAGAAGAAGCTATAAAGATGGCTAGATATTTAGAAAGTATAGGAGTAGATTCTATAAATGTAAGTTCAGGAACTTATGAATCAGCAGTAACTATTATAGAACCAGTTTCCTATCCTGAAGGATGGAAAAAACATTTAGCTGAAGGAATAAAGAAAAGTGTAAAAATTCCAGTTATAGCTTGTAACAATGTAAAAACTCCGGAAGTAGCTGAAAAATTGTTGGCAGAAGGAAGTTGTGACTTTATAGCATTGGGTAGAGCTCAATTAGCTGATCCTGAATTTGGAAAGAAAGCTATGGAAGGCAGAGAAAAAGAAATAAGACCTTGTATATCTTGCTTGCACTGTATAGAACAAGTAATGAATGCCAAAACAGTAGAATGTGCTGTAAACCCAAGACTTGGATATGAAGGGGAATATGCTCATTATGAAAAAGATGGAGATGGAAGAGTAGTGGCAGTCATTGGTGGAGGACCTGCTGGAATGGAAGCAGCAAGAGTATTAGCTGTAAGAGGATTTAAGGTAGTATTGTTCGAAAAGAAAGGCCATCTAGGAGGAAGTGTATATCTAGGAAGTATTCCACCATGCAAAGACAAATTGAAAGCTCTAGTAAATAATATGGAATATCAGATAAGACAATTGGGAGTAGATATAAGACTAAATTGTGCACCAACTATTGAAGACTTAAAGGCTTTAAATCCATATGCAGTATTTGTAGCTATGGGTGGAAATGCTATAGTTCCAGAAATGCCAGGAATTCATGGAGAAAATGTGGTGATAGCAACAGATGTACTAGATAAAAAGATGGACATAAGAGGAAAGAAAATTGTAGTTGCTGGCTCAGGAATGACTGGACTTGAAACAGCTGAATATTTAGCTGAAAAAGGCAATGAAGTAGAAGTCATAGAAATGCAAAAAAATATAGGACCTGGTGTACATGCTCCAGTACTATATGATGTAACTACTAGACTTAAGAAGTATGGAGTAAAAATGTACACAAGAAGACAATTAGTTGCAGTTGAAGAAGGAAAAATTCATCTACTAAACACTTATGACAACACTAAAATGACTATGGATGCAGATTGCGTAGTATTGTCCTTGGGAGTACGTCCTCAAGTAAATGAATTTGTAGGGGATGTAGAAAAGAACTTTAAGAATGTAAGAATTCTTGGAGATTCTCAAAGACCAGGAAAAGTTTATGACGCAGTACAAACAGGTTTCGACAAGGCATATACATTAGAATAA
- a CDS encoding PucR family transcriptional regulator has translation MAIKLIDVYNNLKDCSKTLYSRQNGEEFLVDSELLSNEISILRKNILYVCEASVLNEMNVENIPKCNLLILKDEEYDLEKLINRKISIIECDSNTEFQELFDSIKDMFLKDYMLLDSSAILLDALIKEKGLKYIVNISSEIFENPVILIDSGFKVLAHSDVEEITEPFWLNNINMGYCSYEFISAVKKIKSFQSSPNTNEPFIVICPESPIRKLVSKVIIDGNSVGSVIILESNEKFTDNTYEVIKLLSNVISEELKKDQVYRNLNGLMYENLIVDVLEKSVADEKTLKERMKSANCNFGDNLYLLVAEISSYNTTNAPSNYLKQSLEQIFAEHKSLFYKDHILILVDLKKDSSISPDTKKRLVDFLEKHDITLAVSSNFHNILDIGNSYKQCKDTLELVSKLNLNGNVFFYEDFKFYHLLCNTNPNINLLNFCSDGLLKLIDYDKENNTEYFKTLKAYIAADKNAVQTAKNMYIHRNTINYRLNKIKEISNLDLDNGDEIFRLTMSMKILEFSEQH, from the coding sequence ATGGCTATAAAACTTATTGATGTTTATAACAATCTCAAAGATTGTTCAAAAACCTTGTATTCAAGGCAAAATGGTGAAGAATTTCTCGTTGATTCAGAATTGTTGAGTAATGAAATAAGTATTTTACGGAAAAACATACTATATGTATGTGAAGCTTCGGTTTTAAATGAAATGAATGTGGAAAATATTCCCAAATGCAATTTGTTGATATTAAAAGATGAGGAATATGATTTAGAAAAACTTATAAATAGAAAAATAAGTATTATAGAATGTGATTCTAATACAGAATTCCAAGAGTTGTTCGATAGTATAAAAGATATGTTCTTAAAAGACTATATGCTATTGGACAGTTCAGCCATATTGTTAGATGCCCTCATAAAAGAAAAAGGACTTAAATACATTGTAAATATTAGTTCTGAAATATTTGAAAATCCTGTAATACTCATAGATTCAGGATTCAAAGTATTAGCTCATTCAGATGTAGAAGAAATAACAGAGCCCTTCTGGCTCAACAATATAAATATGGGCTATTGTTCCTATGAGTTCATCTCTGCAGTGAAAAAGATAAAATCCTTCCAAAGCTCTCCAAATACCAATGAACCCTTTATAGTCATCTGCCCTGAGAGTCCTATACGAAAACTAGTCAGCAAAGTAATTATAGATGGAAACTCTGTAGGTTCTGTCATTATTCTAGAATCTAATGAAAAGTTTACAGACAATACTTATGAAGTGATAAAACTTTTGAGCAATGTCATCTCGGAAGAACTAAAAAAAGACCAAGTTTACAGAAATTTAAATGGACTTATGTATGAAAATTTAATTGTTGATGTATTAGAGAAAAGTGTTGCTGATGAAAAAACCCTCAAAGAAAGAATGAAATCTGCAAATTGCAACTTTGGAGACAATTTGTATCTACTGGTAGCTGAAATATCTAGTTACAATACTACAAATGCTCCTTCCAATTATTTAAAACAATCTTTAGAACAAATATTTGCTGAACACAAATCTCTGTTTTATAAAGACCATATATTGATATTGGTGGATTTGAAAAAAGACTCTTCTATAAGCCCCGATACAAAGAAAAGACTTGTAGATTTTCTTGAAAAGCACGATATAACACTGGCTGTAAGTTCTAATTTTCACAATATTCTAGATATAGGAAACTCCTATAAACAGTGCAAAGATACTTTGGAATTGGTCTCAAAACTAAATCTAAATGGGAATGTATTTTTCTATGAAGATTTTAAATTCTACCATCTCTTGTGCAATACCAATCCAAATATAAACCTTTTGAACTTCTGTAGTGATGGACTATTGAAACTCATTGACTATGACAAAGAAAACAACACGGAATATTTTAAAACCCTAAAGGCCTATATTGCTGCAGATAAAAATGCTGTACAAACTGCAAAAAATATGTATATTCATAGAAATACTATAAACTATAGGCTAAACAAGATAAAAGAAATTTCAAATTTAGATTTGGACAATGGAGATGAGATTTTTAGACTTACTATGTCCATGAAGATATTGGAATTCAGTGAACAACACTAG
- the pcp gene encoding pyroglutamyl-peptidase I, with translation MKILVTGFDPFGGESINPAYEAVKRLDSKIAGAEIVKVEIPTVFRKSIKKLDEAIERENPDVVICVGQAGGRFDMTVERVAINISDAPIGDNEGNMPVDEPIFGDGEPAYFSELPIKAMVQKIREGGIPASISNTAGTYVCNHIMYGLHYLIDKKYPNIKGGFIHVPFLPEQVIDKRATASMNLNDIIKALTLAIEAVVENKEDIKVSEGQTH, from the coding sequence ATGAAAATATTAGTTACTGGATTTGATCCATTTGGTGGGGAAAGCATAAACCCTGCTTATGAGGCAGTAAAGAGATTAGATAGTAAAATTGCTGGAGCAGAAATTGTCAAAGTAGAAATTCCTACAGTATTTAGAAAATCTATAAAAAAATTAGACGAAGCTATAGAAAGAGAAAATCCCGATGTTGTCATATGTGTAGGGCAAGCTGGTGGAAGATTTGACATGACAGTTGAAAGAGTAGCTATAAATATAAGCGATGCACCTATAGGGGACAATGAGGGAAATATGCCAGTAGATGAACCAATATTTGGAGATGGAGAACCAGCATATTTCTCAGAGCTCCCTATAAAAGCTATGGTACAAAAAATAAGAGAAGGTGGTATACCTGCTAGTATATCAAATACTGCTGGAACTTATGTATGCAATCACATCATGTATGGGCTACATTATTTGATTGACAAAAAATATCCAAATATAAAGGGTGGATTTATTCATGTTCCATTCCTTCCAGAACAAGTAATTGACAAAAGAGCTACAGCAAGTATGAATTTAAACGATATCATCAAAGCTCTAACTCTTGCTATTGAAGCAGTAGTAGAAAACAAAGAAGACATAAAAGTTTCAGAAGGACAAACTCATTAA